The region GTGTAGGGGACGCTGAGTTCGAGGGTGCCGTCGGGGAGGAGGCGTTGGCGTTGTTTCGGGTGCCAGATCTCGTCGGCGATCCAGCGGGCGGCGTGGGGGGTGAAGTGGAGGATGGCGGTGGCGACGGTGGGGCCGGCGAAGATGCCGTAGCCGGCTTCCTGGTGGGCTTGCAGTTGCTCGATGGGGAGTGTAAGCGTCCGACAGCGCCCATTGGTGCTCTGCCGGCGAGGATCTGTTACCCCGATCTCGGTGCCCAGTTCATCGGCAGCAGCCCGTCGATGTCCCGGTTGAGCGTCGTCGGCAGGCGCTCCAGGACATCAGTCAGATAGGCCAGTGGGT is a window of Rhodanobacteraceae bacterium DNA encoding:
- a CDS encoding WYL domain-containing protein — translated: MGTEIGVTDPRRQSTNGRCRTLTLPIEQLQAHQEAGYGIFAGPTVATAILHFTPHAARWIADEIWHPKQRQRLLPDGTLELSVPYTNPRELLMDVQRHGADAEVIAPPELREQMREMLVGALGRYG